A section of the Enterobacter sp. C2 genome encodes:
- a CDS encoding flavodoxin, which produces MAEIGIFVGTMYGNSLLVAEEAETLLTGQGHKVKVFEDGTLADWAHYQDKTVLVVTSTTGQGDLPDNIAPLYAAIRDSLGFQPNLRYGVIALGDSTYSHFCGGGKRFAELLADQQAQRIGEVLLIDASEHPEPETESNPWVEQWGTLLK; this is translated from the coding sequence ATGGCAGAGATTGGTATTTTTGTTGGCACCATGTATGGCAACTCATTGCTGGTGGCCGAAGAGGCGGAGACGCTGCTGACCGGGCAGGGGCATAAGGTTAAGGTCTTTGAGGATGGGACATTGGCGGACTGGGCCCATTACCAGGACAAAACCGTGCTGGTGGTCACCTCCACGACAGGGCAGGGCGATCTGCCGGATAACATCGCGCCGCTCTACGCGGCGATCCGTGATTCGCTCGGTTTCCAGCCCAACCTGCGCTACGGCGTGATTGCGTTGGGGGACAGCACCTACTCCCACTTCTGCGGCGGCGGGAAACGGTTTGCCGAGCTGCTTGCAGACCAGCAGGCGCAGCGCATCGGTGAGGTTCTGCTCATTGACGCCAGCGAACACCCCGAGCCCGAGACGGAGTCAAATCCGTGGGTTGAGCAGTGGGGAACCCTGCTGAAGTAA
- a CDS encoding L-serine ammonia-lyase gives MISVFDIFKIGIGPSSSHTVGPMKAGKQFTDDLVARGILTDTTRVVVDVYGSLSLTGKGHHTDIAIIMGLAGNLPDSVDIDAIPAFIADVSARGRLPLANGQHEVDFPLEQSMNFHADNLSLHENGMRISALAGDKLLYSQTYYSIGGGFIVDEAHFGQTSDSPVAVPYPYKNAADLQRHCQQTGLSLSGLMMENELALHSKAALEQHFASVWAVMRVGIERGITTEGALPGKLRVPRRAAALRRMLVSSDKTTTDPMAVVDWINMFALAVNEENAAGGRVVTAPTNGACGIVPAVLAYYDKFIREVNANSLARYLLVCSAIGSLYKMNASISGAEVGCQGEVGVACSMAAAGLTELLGGSPTQVCIAAEIGMEHNLGLTCDPVAGQVQVPCIERNAIASVKAVNAARMALRRTSEPRVCLDKVIETMYETGKDMNAKYRETSRGGLAMKIVACD, from the coding sequence ATGATCAGCGTATTCGATATCTTTAAAATTGGTATTGGCCCCTCCAGCTCGCACACCGTCGGGCCAATGAAAGCCGGAAAGCAGTTCACCGATGACCTCGTAGCGCGCGGGATCCTTACCGATACCACCCGCGTCGTGGTTGATGTATATGGCTCGCTGTCGCTTACCGGTAAAGGCCACCACACTGATATAGCCATTATTATGGGCCTCGCAGGCAACCTGCCGGACAGCGTCGACATCGATGCCATCCCGGCATTTATTGCCGATGTCAGCGCCCGAGGCCGTCTGCCGCTGGCGAACGGTCAGCATGAGGTCGATTTCCCCCTTGAGCAGAGCATGAACTTCCATGCTGACAACCTCTCTCTGCATGAAAACGGGATGCGTATCAGCGCCCTGGCAGGCGATAAGCTGCTTTACAGCCAGACCTACTACTCTATTGGCGGCGGGTTTATCGTTGATGAGGCGCACTTCGGCCAAACCAGCGACTCGCCGGTTGCCGTGCCCTATCCCTATAAGAACGCAGCCGATCTGCAGCGCCACTGTCAGCAGACCGGCCTGTCGCTCTCCGGGCTGATGATGGAGAATGAGCTGGCCCTGCACAGCAAAGCGGCTTTGGAGCAGCACTTCGCCAGCGTCTGGGCGGTCATGCGCGTCGGTATCGAGCGCGGGATCACCACTGAAGGGGCGCTGCCGGGCAAGCTACGGGTTCCGCGTCGGGCGGCAGCGCTGCGCCGGATGCTGGTAAGCAGCGATAAAACCACCACCGATCCGATGGCGGTAGTCGACTGGATCAACATGTTTGCCCTGGCGGTAAACGAAGAGAACGCTGCTGGCGGGCGGGTAGTAACCGCACCAACCAACGGCGCATGCGGTATCGTTCCCGCCGTGCTGGCTTACTATGACAAGTTCATCCGCGAAGTGAATGCTAACTCGCTGGCGCGCTACCTGCTGGTGTGTAGCGCCATCGGCTCGCTCTATAAGATGAATGCCTCTATCTCCGGGGCGGAGGTGGGCTGTCAGGGTGAAGTCGGCGTCGCCTGCTCAATGGCGGCTGCCGGACTGACCGAGCTGCTGGGCGGTAGCCCGACGCAGGTCTGCATCGCAGCGGAAATCGGCATGGAACATAACCTGGGTCTGACCTGCGATCCGGTTGCCGGTCAGGTACAGGTTCCCTGCATCGAGCGTAACGCCATCGCCTCTGTCAAAGCGGTGAATGCCGCGCGAATGGCTCTGCGTCGTACCAGCGAGCCGCGCGTCTGCCTCGATAAGGTGATCGAAACCATGTACGAAACCGGTAAGGACATGAACGCCAAATACCGCGAGACCTCTCGTGGTGGGCTGGCAATGAAAATCGTCGCCTGCGATTGA
- a CDS encoding YqcC family protein, producing the protein MSLHISVREQLHAIEALLREKKIWQGVAPESSAFASTQPFCLDTLAPLEWLQWVLIPRMHALLDSGQPLPQAFAVTPYYEMALDASDPLRDVILAHLQRLDTLFAGSDA; encoded by the coding sequence ATGTCTCTTCATATCAGCGTACGCGAGCAGCTGCACGCCATTGAGGCGCTGCTGCGCGAGAAAAAAATCTGGCAGGGCGTAGCGCCAGAGAGCAGCGCGTTTGCCAGCACCCAGCCATTCTGCCTGGATACGCTTGCCCCGCTGGAGTGGCTGCAGTGGGTGTTGATCCCCCGTATGCACGCCTTGCTGGACAGCGGTCAGCCGCTGCCGCAGGCCTTTGCCGTTACCCCTTATTACGAGATGGCGCTCGATGCCAGCGATCCGCTGCGTGATGTCATCCTTGCGCATCTGCAACGTCTTGATACGCTCTTTGCCGGTAGCGACGCCTGA
- the gudP gene encoding galactarate/glucarate/glycerate transporter GudP, with protein sequence MSSLSHAASSAEKRTNARYWIVVMLFIVTSFNYGDRATLSIAGSEMAKDIGLDAVGMGYVFSAFSWAYVIGQIPGGWLLDRFGSKRVYFWSIFIWSMFTLLQGFVDIFSGFGIIVALFTLRFLVGLAEAPSFPGNSRIVAAWFPAQERGTAVAIFNSAQYFATVIFAPIMGWLTHEVGWSHVFFFMGGLGIIISFIWLKVIHEPNQHPGVNKKELEYIAEGGGLINMDQPGTKIKVPFSVKWAQIKQLLNSRMMIGVYIGQYCINALTYFFITWFPVYLVQARGMSILKAGFVASIPAICGFAGGVLGGIISDWLMRRTGSLNIARKTPIVLGMLLSMVMVFCNYVDAEWMIIGFMAMAFFGKGIGALGWAVMADTAPKEISGLSGGLFNMFGNISGIVTPIAIGYIVGTTGSFNGALIYVGVHALIAVLSYLVLVGDIKRVELKPVTGH encoded by the coding sequence ATGAGTTCATTAAGCCACGCAGCGAGCAGCGCCGAAAAGCGCACAAATGCTCGCTACTGGATAGTGGTGATGCTGTTTATCGTCACATCCTTCAACTATGGTGACCGCGCGACGCTGTCCATTGCCGGCTCTGAAATGGCAAAAGATATCGGTCTTGATGCTGTTGGCATGGGGTATGTTTTCTCTGCATTTTCATGGGCCTATGTTATCGGCCAAATCCCAGGCGGCTGGCTGCTTGACCGCTTCGGTTCAAAACGCGTCTACTTCTGGTCAATCTTCATCTGGTCGATGTTTACCCTGCTGCAGGGCTTCGTCGATATCTTCAGCGGCTTCGGCATCATTGTTGCGCTCTTTACCCTGCGCTTCCTGGTGGGCTTAGCGGAAGCGCCCTCTTTCCCCGGCAACAGTCGCATCGTGGCGGCCTGGTTCCCGGCGCAGGAGAGGGGCACGGCGGTGGCGATCTTTAACTCCGCCCAGTACTTTGCCACCGTTATCTTCGCCCCGATTATGGGTTGGCTGACCCACGAGGTGGGCTGGTCGCACGTCTTCTTCTTCATGGGCGGCCTCGGCATTATCATCAGCTTTATCTGGCTGAAAGTGATCCACGAGCCGAATCAGCACCCAGGCGTAAACAAGAAAGAGCTGGAGTACATCGCCGAAGGCGGCGGGCTGATCAACATGGATCAACCCGGTACAAAAATAAAAGTACCGTTCAGCGTCAAGTGGGCGCAAATCAAACAGCTGCTCAACTCGCGCATGATGATCGGGGTCTATATCGGGCAGTACTGCATTAACGCCCTGACCTACTTCTTTATCACCTGGTTCCCGGTCTACCTGGTGCAGGCGCGCGGTATGTCGATTCTGAAAGCGGGCTTTGTCGCCTCTATCCCGGCTATCTGCGGCTTTGCCGGTGGCGTGCTGGGCGGCATTATCTCCGACTGGCTGATGCGCCGTACGGGCTCGCTGAACATCGCCCGTAAAACACCCATCGTGCTCGGTATGCTGCTGTCGATGGTGATGGTGTTCTGTAACTACGTCGACGCAGAGTGGATGATCATCGGCTTTATGGCGATGGCCTTCTTCGGCAAAGGCATCGGCGCGCTGGGCTGGGCCGTAATGGCCGATACCGCACCGAAAGAGATCAGCGGCCTCTCCGGCGGCCTGTTCAACATGTTCGGTAACATCTCCGGGATCGTTACCCCGATCGCCATCGGCTATATCGTGGGCACTACCGGCTCCTTTAACGGCGCGCTGATCTACGTGGGTGTTCATGCCCTGATCGCGGTCCTCAGCTATCTGGTGCTGGTGGGCGATATCAAACGTGTCGAACTGAAACCTGTGACAGGACACTAA
- the syd gene encoding SecY-interacting protein: MDQETSLALKAFTARYCDAWHETHNSWPQSEALYGVPSPCVISSLEDRVIWQPQPFDAEENVNAVERALDIVIQPAVHSFYSTQFAGDMLARFENETLTLLQSWSADDFLRVQENLIGHLVTQKRLKLPPTLFIATLDSELDVISICNLTGEVVKETLGTRHRTVLAPSVALFLQRLEPVM, from the coding sequence GTGGACCAAGAGACATCCCTTGCCCTGAAGGCTTTTACCGCGCGCTACTGCGATGCCTGGCATGAGACCCACAATAGCTGGCCGCAGAGCGAGGCGCTGTATGGCGTGCCGTCGCCCTGCGTCATCTCCTCGCTTGAAGACCGGGTGATCTGGCAGCCCCAACCTTTTGATGCAGAAGAGAATGTAAACGCTGTTGAACGGGCATTAGATATTGTGATACAACCTGCAGTTCACAGCTTTTATTCCACACAGTTTGCCGGTGATATGCTGGCACGATTCGAGAACGAGACGCTGACGCTCCTGCAAAGCTGGAGTGCGGACGATTTCCTGCGTGTTCAGGAGAATCTCATTGGACATTTGGTGACGCAAAAGCGATTAAAGCTGCCACCCACGCTCTTTATCGCCACGCTCGATAGCGAACTGGATGTCATCTCGATCTGTAACTTAACCGGCGAGGTGGTGAAAGAGACGCTCGGTACCCGCCATCGCACCGTGCTTGCCCCATCGGTAGCGCTATTCCTCCAGCGGCTTGAGCCGGTCATGTAA
- the truC gene encoding tRNA pseudouridine(65) synthase TruC, with protein MLEIIYQDEWLVAVNKPSGWLVHRSWLDRDEKVVVMQTVRDQIGQHVFTAHRLDRPTSGVLLMGLSSEAGRLLSQQFEQHLIQKRYHAIVRGWLMDSATLDYPLVEELDKIADKFSRTDKEPQPAITRYRGLATVELPVAISKFPTTRYGLVELDPQTGRKHQLRRHLTHLRHPIIGDSKHGDLRQNRSAAAHFGLNRLMLHASELSLTHPFTGEPLTLRAGLDDVWMQALTQFGWRGLLPMNERVEFVPDSGQDETWQLATRE; from the coding sequence ATGCTGGAAATTATCTATCAGGATGAGTGGCTGGTGGCAGTCAATAAACCCTCTGGCTGGCTGGTGCACCGTAGCTGGCTCGATCGCGATGAAAAAGTGGTGGTGATGCAAACCGTGCGGGATCAGATAGGTCAGCACGTCTTTACCGCTCATCGTCTGGATCGGCCCACCTCCGGCGTACTGCTGATGGGGCTCTCCAGCGAGGCGGGGCGTCTGCTCTCCCAGCAGTTTGAGCAACACCTGATCCAGAAGCGCTACCATGCGATTGTCCGCGGCTGGCTGATGGATTCCGCGACGCTGGACTACCCGCTGGTAGAGGAGCTGGATAAGATCGCCGATAAGTTTTCCCGGACTGACAAAGAGCCACAGCCGGCGATCACCCGCTATCGCGGGCTAGCCACCGTCGAGCTGCCGGTTGCCATCAGCAAGTTTCCAACCACCCGCTACGGGCTGGTAGAGCTGGATCCGCAAACCGGACGCAAGCACCAGCTGCGCCGTCACCTTACCCACCTGCGTCACCCGATTATTGGCGACAGCAAGCATGGCGATCTGCGGCAGAACCGCAGTGCGGCAGCGCATTTTGGCCTAAACCGGCTCATGCTACACGCCAGCGAGCTCTCCCTGACCCATCCCTTTACCGGCGAGCCGTTAACGCTTCGCGCCGGGCTGGACGATGTCTGGATGCAGGCGTTAACCCAGTTTGGCTGGCGCGGCCTTCTCCCGATGAATGAAAGGGTTGAGTTTGTGCCGGACAGCGGCCAGGATGAAACTTGGCAGTTAGCAACCAGGGAGTGA
- a CDS encoding HAAAP family serine/threonine permease, which translates to METTQTSTIASQATRSTWRKSDTMWMLGLYGTAIGAGVLFLPINAGVGGMIPLIIMAIIAFPMTFFAHRGLTRFVLSGKNPGEDITEVVEEHFGVGAGKVITLLYFFAIYPILLVYSVAITNTVDSFLTHQLGMVSPPRVVLSLILIVGMMTIVRFGEKMIVKAMSILVFPFVIALMLLALYLIPQWNGAALETLSFDAAANTGQGLWMTLWLAIPVMVFSFNHSPIISSFAVAKREEYGDGAEKKCSRILSYAHIMMVLTVMFFVFSCVLSLAPADLIAAKEQNISILSYLANHFHAPVIEWMAPIIAMVAITKSFLGHYLGAREGFNGMIIKSLRGKGKTMEIGKLNRITAIFMLLTTWLVATLNPSILGLIETLGGPIIAMILFLMPMYAIQKVPAMRKYSGHISNAFVVVMGLIAISAIFYSLYHLFAA; encoded by the coding sequence ATGGAAACCACGCAAACCAGCACCATTGCTTCGCAGGCAACGCGAAGCACATGGCGTAAGAGCGATACCATGTGGATGCTGGGCCTGTATGGCACGGCAATTGGCGCAGGCGTCCTGTTCCTGCCGATTAACGCCGGCGTCGGCGGCATGATCCCCTTGATCATCATGGCGATTATCGCCTTCCCGATGACCTTTTTTGCCCACCGCGGCCTGACCCGCTTCGTGCTGTCCGGGAAAAATCCTGGCGAAGACATCACCGAAGTAGTGGAAGAGCATTTTGGCGTCGGTGCCGGTAAGGTCATCACCCTGCTCTACTTCTTTGCTATCTACCCGATCCTGCTGGTTTACAGCGTAGCGATCACCAACACCGTCGACAGCTTCCTGACCCACCAGCTGGGCATGGTTTCGCCGCCGCGCGTCGTGCTGTCCCTGATCCTGATCGTCGGCATGATGACCATCGTGCGCTTCGGCGAGAAGATGATCGTTAAGGCGATGAGCATCCTGGTGTTCCCGTTTGTGATTGCCCTGATGCTGCTGGCGCTCTACCTGATCCCGCAGTGGAACGGCGCGGCGCTGGAGACGCTCTCCTTTGATGCTGCCGCTAATACCGGACAAGGCCTGTGGATGACCCTGTGGCTGGCGATCCCGGTGATGGTCTTCTCCTTTAACCACTCGCCGATCATCTCCTCCTTCGCCGTTGCTAAACGCGAAGAGTACGGCGATGGTGCAGAGAAAAAATGCTCCCGCATTCTCTCCTATGCCCACATCATGATGGTGCTGACGGTGATGTTCTTTGTCTTCAGCTGCGTGCTGAGCCTGGCCCCGGCCGATCTGATTGCGGCGAAAGAGCAGAACATCTCTATCCTCTCCTACCTGGCTAACCACTTCCATGCCCCGGTCATTGAGTGGATGGCACCGATTATCGCCATGGTCGCAATCACCAAATCCTTCCTCGGCCACTACCTGGGCGCGCGCGAAGGCTTTAACGGCATGATCATTAAGTCTCTGCGCGGCAAAGGCAAAACCATGGAGATCGGCAAGCTGAACCGCATCACGGCGATCTTCATGCTGCTGACCACCTGGCTGGTTGCGACGCTGAACCCGAGCATCCTCGGCCTGATCGAAACCCTGGGCGGCCCGATTATCGCCATGATCCTGTTCCTGATGCCGATGTACGCCATCCAGAAAGTCCCGGCGATGCGTAAATACAGCGGCCACATCAGCAACGCGTTTGTTGTGGTGATGGGCCTGATCGCTATCTCTGCGATCTTCTACTCGCTGTATCACCTCTTCGCTGCTTAA
- a CDS encoding glucarate dehydratase family protein: protein MSMQSSPVITDMKVIPVAGYDSMLMNIGGAHNAYFTRNIVVLTDNAGNTGVGEAPGGEVILKTLTDAIPMVIGQQVARLNQVVQRVHKGNQAADFDTFGKGAWTFELRVNAVAALEAALLDLLGKTLGVPVCELLGPGKQRDAVTVLGYLFYVGDRQKTDLPYLVKTEGNHDWYHLRHQEAMDSEAVVRLAEASQDRYGFKDFKLKGGVLPGEQEIDTARALKKRFPDARITVDPNGAWLLDEAIELCKGLNDVLTYAEDPCGAEQGFSGREVLAEFRRATGLPVATNMIATNWREMGHAVMLNAVDIPLADPHFWTLSGAVRVAQLCDDWGLTWGCHSNNHFDISLAMFTHVAAAAPGNPTAIDTHWIWQEGEARLTTQPLEIKHGQIAVPDAPGLGVELDWDQVQKAHELYKTLPGGARNDAGPMQYLIPGWTFDRKRPVFGRH from the coding sequence ATGAGTATGCAATCCAGCCCCGTTATTACCGATATGAAAGTGATCCCGGTCGCCGGCTACGACAGTATGCTGATGAATATCGGCGGGGCACATAACGCTTACTTCACCCGCAATATCGTGGTGCTGACCGACAACGCCGGGAACACCGGCGTTGGAGAAGCGCCCGGCGGCGAAGTGATCCTGAAGACGCTGACCGATGCGATCCCAATGGTTATCGGCCAGCAGGTTGCCCGCTTAAACCAGGTGGTTCAGCGGGTGCACAAAGGCAACCAGGCGGCTGACTTTGACACCTTCGGCAAGGGTGCCTGGACCTTTGAGCTGCGGGTGAATGCGGTAGCGGCCCTGGAGGCCGCGCTGCTCGACCTGCTGGGTAAAACGCTTGGGGTGCCGGTCTGCGAGCTACTGGGGCCAGGTAAACAGCGCGATGCTGTAACGGTGCTCGGCTACCTGTTCTACGTCGGCGACCGGCAAAAGACCGATTTGCCGTATCTCGTCAAAACTGAGGGCAACCACGACTGGTATCATCTTCGTCATCAAGAGGCGATGGACAGCGAGGCGGTGGTGCGCCTGGCGGAGGCGTCCCAGGATCGCTACGGCTTCAAAGATTTTAAACTGAAAGGCGGCGTGCTGCCGGGCGAGCAGGAGATTGACACCGCCCGCGCGCTGAAAAAGCGCTTCCCGGATGCCCGCATCACCGTCGATCCCAACGGCGCATGGCTGCTGGATGAGGCCATTGAACTCTGCAAAGGGCTGAACGATGTCCTGACCTACGCAGAAGATCCGTGCGGTGCAGAGCAGGGCTTCTCTGGCCGGGAGGTGCTGGCGGAGTTCCGTCGCGCAACCGGTCTGCCGGTGGCAACCAATATGATCGCCACCAACTGGCGTGAGATGGGTCACGCGGTGATGCTCAACGCGGTGGATATACCGCTGGCGGATCCGCATTTCTGGACCCTCTCCGGCGCGGTACGTGTGGCGCAGCTGTGCGACGACTGGGGTCTGACGTGGGGCTGCCACTCTAATAACCACTTTGATATCTCACTGGCGATGTTTACTCATGTCGCTGCCGCCGCGCCGGGTAACCCAACCGCCATCGATACCCACTGGATCTGGCAAGAGGGCGAGGCGCGCCTGACTACGCAGCCGCTGGAGATTAAGCACGGCCAGATTGCCGTGCCGGACGCACCAGGCCTTGGCGTGGAGCTGGACTGGGACCAGGTACAGAAAGCCCACGAGCTGTATAAGACGCTTCCGGGCGGGGCGCGTAATGACGCAGGCCCGATGCAGTATCTGATCCCCGGCTGGACGTTCGATCGCAAACGCCCCGTCTTTGGTCGACACTAA
- the ppnN gene encoding nucleotide 5'-monophosphate nucleosidase PpnN, with product MITHISPLGSMDLLSQLEVDMLKSSASSDLYQLFRNCSLAVLNSGSQTDSSKELLSRFENFDINVLRRERGVKLELINPPEEAFVDGRIIRSLQANLFAVLRDILFVNGQIHNAGRFQHLNLESSTHITNLVFSILRNARALHVGEAPNMVVCWGGHSINETEYLYARRVGTQLGLRELNICTGCGPGAMEAPMKGAAVGHAQQRYKEGRFIGMTEPSIIAAEPPNPLVNELVIMPDIEKRLEAFVRIAHGIIIFPGGVGTAEELLYLLGILMNPANQHQVLPLILTGPKQSADYFRVLDEFITHTLGESARRYYRIIIDDAPEVARQMKKAMPLVKEHRRNTGDAYSFNWSIRIAPDLQMPFEPTHENMANLQLYPDRPVEVLAADLRRAFSGIVAGNVKEVGIRAIEADGPYKIHGDRAMMRRMDDLLQGFVAQHRMKLPGSAYIPCYEICA from the coding sequence TTGATTACACATATTAGCCCGCTAGGCTCAATGGATCTGTTGTCGCAGCTGGAAGTCGATATGCTCAAAAGCTCGGCCAGCAGCGACCTTTATCAACTGTTTCGTAACTGTTCACTTGCCGTTCTAAACTCAGGAAGCCAGACCGATAGCAGTAAAGAGCTGCTCTCCCGCTTCGAGAATTTTGATATCAACGTGTTACGTCGTGAACGCGGCGTAAAGCTAGAGCTGATCAACCCGCCGGAAGAGGCGTTCGTTGACGGGCGTATTATCCGTTCGCTCCAGGCTAACCTCTTTGCCGTGCTGCGCGATATCCTGTTCGTCAACGGACAGATCCACAACGCCGGGCGCTTCCAGCATCTTAACCTGGAGAGCTCTACCCACATCACCAACCTGGTCTTCTCGATCCTGCGTAACGCCCGCGCGCTGCACGTAGGCGAAGCGCCTAATATGGTGGTGTGCTGGGGCGGCCACTCGATCAATGAAACCGAGTACCTCTACGCGCGCCGCGTCGGCACCCAACTGGGCCTGCGCGAGCTGAATATCTGCACCGGCTGTGGCCCAGGTGCCATGGAAGCCCCGATGAAAGGTGCAGCGGTGGGCCATGCCCAGCAGCGCTATAAAGAGGGACGCTTTATCGGCATGACCGAGCCGTCCATTATTGCCGCCGAGCCGCCCAACCCGCTGGTCAATGAGCTGGTGATCATGCCGGACATCGAGAAGCGTCTGGAGGCTTTCGTACGCATCGCCCACGGGATCATCATCTTCCCGGGCGGCGTGGGAACGGCGGAGGAGCTGCTCTACCTGCTTGGCATTCTGATGAACCCGGCTAACCAGCATCAGGTGCTGCCGCTGATCCTCACCGGGCCAAAACAGAGCGCAGACTACTTCCGCGTGCTGGACGAGTTTATTACCCATACGCTCGGTGAATCGGCCCGCCGCTACTACCGCATCATTATTGACGATGCGCCGGAAGTGGCTCGCCAGATGAAAAAAGCGATGCCGCTGGTGAAAGAGCACCGCCGCAATACCGGAGACGCCTACAGCTTCAACTGGTCTATCCGCATCGCGCCGGATCTGCAGATGCCGTTCGAGCCGACCCATGAGAACATGGCTAACCTTCAGCTCTACCCGGATCGGCCGGTGGAGGTGCTGGCGGCGGACCTGCGTCGCGCCTTCTCAGGGATCGTGGCGGGCAACGTCAAAGAGGTGGGTATTCGCGCCATCGAAGCTGACGGCCCATACAAAATCCACGGCGACCGCGCAATGATGCGCCGGATGGACGATCTGCTCCAGGGCTTTGTGGCCCAGCACCGCATGAAGCTACCTGGATCGGCCTATATCCCCTGCTACGAAATCTGTGCCTGA
- the queF gene encoding NADPH-dependent 7-cyano-7-deazaguanine reductase QueF (Catalyzes the NADPH-dependent reduction of 7-cyano-7-deazaguanine (preQ0) to 7-aminomethyl-7-deazaguanine (preQ1) in queuosine biosynthesis): MSSSYDNHQALAGLTLGKTTRYCDTYDATLLQGVPRSLNRDPLGLHADSLPFHGGDIWTLYELSWLNANGLPQVAVGHVELDYASLNLVESKSFKLYLNSFNQTRFGSWEEVRATLERDLSACAQGKVSVMLYALDELEGQPIAHFNGNCIDNQDIAIDDYQFNADYLQNAAGGSVVEETLVSHLLKSNCLITHQPDWGSVQIQYRGPQIDREKLLRYLVSFRHHNEFHEQCVERIFNDLLRFCQPETLSVYARYTRRGGLDINPWRSNTHFQPATGRLVRQ, from the coding sequence ATGTCTTCTTCTTATGATAACCACCAGGCGCTGGCTGGCCTGACCCTGGGCAAAACCACCCGCTACTGCGATACCTACGATGCGACCCTGCTGCAGGGCGTTCCCCGCAGCCTCAATCGCGATCCCCTCGGTCTGCACGCCGACAGCCTGCCCTTCCACGGCGGCGACATCTGGACGCTGTATGAGCTGTCATGGCTCAACGCCAACGGCCTGCCGCAGGTCGCAGTGGGCCACGTCGAGTTGGACTACGCCAGCCTCAACCTGGTGGAGTCAAAAAGCTTTAAGCTCTACCTGAACAGCTTTAACCAGACGCGTTTTGGCAGCTGGGAAGAGGTTCGCGCCACGCTGGAGCGGGATCTCAGCGCCTGTGCGCAGGGCAAGGTGAGCGTGATGCTCTATGCGCTGGATGAGTTAGAAGGCCAGCCGATCGCCCACTTCAACGGTAACTGCATCGATAACCAGGATATCGCGATCGATGACTACCAGTTCAATGCCGACTACCTGCAAAATGCCGCAGGTGGTAGCGTAGTGGAAGAGACTCTGGTCAGCCATCTGCTGAAGTCCAACTGCCTGATCACCCACCAGCCGGACTGGGGCTCAGTGCAGATTCAGTATCGCGGGCCACAGATCGATCGCGAGAAGCTCCTGCGCTATCTGGTCTCCTTCCGCCACCACAATGAGTTTCACGAGCAGTGCGTAGAGCGCATCTTTAACGATCTGCTGCGCTTCTGCCAGCCGGAAACGCTGAGCGTCTATGCCCGCTATACCCGTCGCGGTGGTCTGGATATCAACCCGTGGCGTAGCAACACTCACTTCCAGCCGGCTACCGGTCGTCTGGTGCGCCAGTAA
- the xni gene encoding flap endonuclease Xni produces the protein MAVHLLIVDALNLIRRIHAVQGSPCVEACTHALGQLIVHSQPTHAVAVFDDEARNSGWRHQKLPDYKAGRPPMPDTLHGEMPALRAAFEQRGVRCWISEGNEADDLAATLAVKVAQAGHQATIVSTDKGYCQLLSPTLRIRDYFQKRWLDAPFIAGEFGVLPEQLTDFWGLAGISSSKIPGVPGIGQKSAAQLLAQFATLEGIYAHLNEVPEKWRGKLEAHREMAFICREVAKLQTDLHLDGNLQQLRLL, from the coding sequence GTGGCCGTTCATCTGCTTATCGTTGATGCACTTAACCTTATTCGCCGTATTCATGCCGTCCAGGGCTCACCCTGCGTGGAAGCCTGTACGCACGCGCTGGGGCAGCTGATTGTTCACAGCCAGCCGACCCATGCGGTCGCAGTGTTTGACGATGAGGCCCGCAACAGCGGCTGGCGACACCAGAAGCTGCCGGACTATAAAGCGGGTCGCCCGCCGATGCCCGATACCCTGCACGGCGAAATGCCGGCTCTGCGCGCCGCGTTTGAACAGCGCGGCGTACGCTGCTGGATCTCCGAAGGCAACGAGGCGGACGATCTTGCCGCCACGCTGGCAGTAAAGGTGGCCCAGGCGGGACATCAGGCGACCATCGTCTCAACCGATAAAGGCTACTGCCAGCTTCTCTCCCCCACCCTACGCATTCGCGACTACTTCCAGAAGCGCTGGCTGGATGCACCCTTTATCGCAGGCGAGTTTGGCGTCTTGCCGGAGCAGTTAACGGATTTCTGGGGACTGGCAGGCATCAGCAGCTCGAAAATTCCTGGCGTGCCGGGGATTGGCCAGAAGAGCGCCGCTCAGCTGCTGGCACAGTTTGCAACTCTGGAAGGGATCTATGCTCATCTGAACGAGGTGCCGGAGAAGTGGCGCGGCAAGCTTGAGGCGCACCGGGAGATGGCGTTTATCTGCCGCGAGGTGGCAAAGCTACAGACAGATCTGCACCTCGACGGCAATTTACAGCAGCTAAGGTTATTGTAA